A section of the Kribbella sp. HUAS MG21 genome encodes:
- a CDS encoding glycosyltransferase encodes MKIALLAHGTRGDVQPALAIGSVLQRRGHSVRLCVNADLAGWSARTGVPVTSSALDVGRFLNSAEAREILARGRISTLVRRVTADERKADASIAQSVAEVAADADLILSSLGMALRGAALHEVTGRPAASLLCAPMTPTAAWASLAGPVRDFRFGPLNRLTFAAFDNLLWRQSKPSIGRLCQELGVPPIDRPLRIGALPAVHAYSPRLVPRPGDWGPEQHVVGPALPGMELRAVLGESVVPEDLLAWLTAGEPPVYFGFGSLPVPDPRGLLDDIVAVAGQLGVRALIASGWTDYGVAPGKLADNVFLVGAELNHDEVLPRCRAAVHHGGSGTTAAVTRAGIPSVIVSLFLDQPFWAWRLRRLGLGIELPYRSLNHTRLLRAVREALTTQYVAKARAFGDVLRTENGAEQAAAVIDRWAESPAPRAPHRRAQP; translated from the coding sequence ATGAAAATCGCATTGCTTGCCCACGGCACCCGTGGCGACGTCCAGCCCGCCCTGGCGATCGGGTCGGTCCTGCAGCGCCGCGGGCACTCCGTCCGCTTGTGCGTCAACGCTGATCTGGCTGGGTGGTCGGCGCGAACCGGCGTACCGGTCACGTCGTCGGCGCTCGATGTGGGGCGATTCTTGAACTCTGCAGAAGCCCGCGAGATCCTCGCGCGTGGGCGCATCTCCACGCTGGTCCGCCGGGTCACGGCCGACGAACGCAAGGCCGACGCGTCGATCGCGCAGTCGGTCGCGGAGGTCGCGGCGGACGCCGACCTGATCCTCTCCAGTCTGGGGATGGCGTTGCGCGGAGCGGCGTTGCACGAGGTGACCGGACGGCCGGCGGCGAGTCTGCTGTGTGCGCCGATGACGCCGACCGCCGCTTGGGCGAGCCTGGCGGGTCCGGTGCGCGACTTCCGCTTCGGGCCGCTGAACCGGCTCACGTTCGCGGCCTTCGACAACCTGCTGTGGCGGCAGAGCAAGCCGAGCATCGGCCGGTTGTGTCAGGAGCTGGGCGTGCCGCCGATCGACCGGCCACTCCGGATCGGGGCACTGCCTGCTGTGCATGCGTACAGTCCGCGGCTGGTCCCGCGGCCGGGAGACTGGGGCCCTGAGCAACATGTTGTGGGACCGGCGCTGCCAGGAATGGAGCTGCGTGCTGTCTTGGGGGAGTCGGTCGTCCCGGAGGACCTGCTCGCGTGGCTGACGGCCGGTGAGCCTCCGGTGTACTTCGGGTTCGGCAGTCTGCCGGTGCCGGATCCGCGGGGCCTGCTTGACGACATCGTGGCCGTCGCCGGGCAACTCGGCGTACGGGCGCTGATCGCGTCCGGGTGGACCGACTACGGCGTCGCGCCGGGGAAACTCGCGGACAACGTGTTCCTCGTCGGCGCGGAGCTGAACCACGACGAGGTGCTGCCGCGCTGTAGGGCGGCAGTGCACCACGGCGGCTCCGGTACGACGGCGGCCGTGACCCGGGCCGGGATCCCGTCGGTGATCGTCAGCCTGTTCCTCGACCAGCCGTTCTGGGCATGGCGCCTCCGCCGCCTCGGCCTAGGCATCGAACTGCCGTACCGCTCGCTGAACCACACCCGGCTGCTCCGGGCGGTACGCGAGGCGCTCACCACGCAGTACGTCGCCAAGGCGCGGGCGTTCGGCGACGTACTCCGCACCGAGAACGGCGCTGAGCAGGCCGCCGCCGTCATCGATCGCTGGGCAGAGTCCCCGGCGCCCCGAGCACCACATCGCCGAGCTCAGCCGTGA
- a CDS encoding helix-turn-helix domain-containing protein, which produces MRTLLRAVAEPRATRAAYWNEVVAARIGGLDLRLDDGPDVRDELLIGTVGPLQVAVSRSGPGQATRTAAHVRAHDPDAFVLFAQGEGVTVSEQDGRCAQFGPGDIGLSDLSRPLRCTYSERRVIMLSYPKALSPLPEHRAAGLTGVSISGADGTAALVSGLVQQLPKHLDADDGARGARIGAAILDLVSVGLAARLDAEQALPAETRSRALLHRCRAFVETNLGDTALTPAAIAAAHHISLRYLHRLFEPTGESVAALIRSRRLDRCRRDLLDPALGDRPVAAIGARWGFTNAAHFNRAFKVRFGLPPAEYRAVHGARGDNNPAL; this is translated from the coding sequence ATGCGGACTCTGCTCAGAGCTGTTGCCGAGCCGCGGGCCACGCGAGCGGCGTACTGGAACGAGGTCGTGGCCGCGCGGATCGGCGGCCTCGACCTCCGGCTGGACGACGGGCCCGACGTGCGCGACGAACTGCTGATCGGCACGGTCGGGCCGCTGCAGGTCGCGGTGTCCCGCTCGGGTCCCGGCCAGGCCACCCGGACGGCGGCGCACGTCCGCGCGCACGACCCCGACGCCTTCGTCCTGTTCGCGCAGGGGGAAGGCGTGACGGTCAGCGAGCAGGACGGGCGATGCGCACAATTCGGGCCGGGCGACATCGGGCTGTCGGATCTCTCGCGGCCGTTGCGCTGCACGTACTCCGAACGGCGCGTGATCATGCTGTCCTACCCGAAGGCGCTGAGCCCGCTGCCGGAGCATCGGGCGGCAGGACTGACGGGCGTCAGCATCTCCGGGGCGGACGGTACCGCGGCGCTCGTCTCCGGCCTCGTGCAGCAGTTGCCGAAACATCTCGACGCGGACGACGGCGCGCGCGGCGCCCGGATCGGGGCCGCGATCCTCGACCTGGTCTCGGTCGGCCTGGCCGCACGCCTCGATGCCGAACAGGCGCTACCGGCCGAGACGCGCTCCCGCGCGCTCCTGCATCGGTGCCGGGCGTTCGTCGAGACCAATCTCGGCGACACCGCCCTCACGCCGGCTGCGATCGCGGCCGCCCACCACATTTCGCTGCGCTACCTGCACCGGCTGTTCGAACCCACCGGCGAGAGCGTCGCGGCGCTGATCCGGTCGCGCAGACTGGACCGTTGCCGGCGCGACCTCCTCGATCCCGCGCTCGGCGACCGTCCGGTGGCAGCGATCGGGGCGCGCTGGGGTTTCACCAACGCGGCGCATTTCAACCGGGCCTTCAAGGTCAGGTTCGGGCTGCCGCCGGCCGAGTACCGCGCGGTCCACGGTGCGCGCGGAGACAACAACCCGGCGCTGTAG
- a CDS encoding 5'-nucleotidase C-terminal domain-containing protein produces MTDDGERTTMTRRTVIGGAAALAAAGFQTVPAYAGQGSGRTVRLTVMGTTDLHGNVFNWDYFKNAEYDDSAHNDIGLAKISTLVTAVRDRIAADRRAPRPLLLDAGDTIQGTPLAYYYAKIEPITDGHVHPMAAAMNRIGYDAAALGNHEFNYGLDILRKFQRQLRFPLLGANAQDASTGLPAFPPYLLKRVHVPGDKPVTVGILGLTNPGIAIWDKAHVEDKLTFGGIVELAKVWVPKVRAAGADVVVVSVHSGMDLSSSYGDALPYPENASALMAETVPGIDAVLVGHAHQEIPERLVTNTTTGEQVVLSDPLKWGMRLALFDLDLQKVRGQWKVVGRHSQVLNANTVDSDPQVVALLQKDHDTVVEYVNSKIGTCTEAMSAATAPWEDTAALDFVNFVQADAVAKALAGTPQAALPVLAIAAPFNRAASIPAGEVSIRDVAGLYVFDNTLLGVTMTGAQLLEYLEFSARYFQQVSGTGPFPSSQVTNAPTPTAPNGTPDYNYDILGGLTKPLTYQIDIAKPAGSRITGLAYGGTPVAADQQFVVAVNNYRQSGGGNFPHVKTAPVVYNRQVEIRQLMIDYVTATGTVDPKAFHTGDWALTSNGAPITVTA; encoded by the coding sequence ATGACGGACGACGGTGAGCGGACGACGATGACGAGACGAACGGTGATCGGCGGCGCGGCCGCACTGGCGGCGGCCGGGTTCCAGACCGTTCCGGCGTACGCCGGCCAGGGATCGGGCCGGACCGTCCGGCTGACCGTGATGGGCACCACCGACCTGCACGGCAACGTCTTCAACTGGGACTACTTCAAGAACGCCGAGTACGACGACAGCGCGCACAACGACATCGGCCTCGCGAAGATCTCCACGCTCGTCACCGCGGTCCGGGACCGGATCGCCGCGGATCGCCGGGCGCCGCGACCGCTGCTGCTCGACGCCGGCGACACCATCCAGGGCACCCCGCTGGCGTACTACTACGCGAAGATCGAACCCATTACCGACGGGCACGTGCACCCGATGGCCGCCGCGATGAACCGGATCGGGTACGACGCCGCCGCGCTCGGCAACCACGAGTTCAACTACGGCCTCGACATCCTCCGCAAGTTCCAGCGCCAGCTGCGCTTCCCGCTGCTCGGCGCGAACGCCCAGGACGCGAGCACCGGGCTGCCGGCGTTCCCGCCGTACCTGCTCAAGCGCGTGCACGTGCCGGGGGACAAGCCGGTCACCGTCGGCATCCTCGGCCTGACCAACCCCGGCATCGCGATCTGGGACAAGGCGCACGTCGAGGACAAGCTGACGTTCGGCGGCATCGTCGAGCTCGCGAAGGTCTGGGTCCCGAAGGTCCGCGCGGCGGGCGCCGATGTCGTGGTCGTCTCCGTGCACTCGGGCATGGACCTGTCCTCGTCGTACGGCGACGCGCTGCCGTACCCGGAGAACGCGTCCGCGCTGATGGCCGAGACCGTGCCGGGGATCGATGCGGTCCTGGTCGGCCACGCGCACCAGGAGATCCCGGAGCGGCTGGTCACGAACACGACCACCGGCGAGCAGGTCGTGCTGAGCGACCCGCTGAAGTGGGGGATGCGGCTGGCGCTGTTCGACCTGGACCTGCAGAAGGTACGCGGGCAGTGGAAGGTGGTCGGCCGGCACAGCCAGGTGCTGAACGCGAACACCGTCGACTCCGACCCGCAGGTCGTCGCGCTGCTGCAGAAGGACCACGACACGGTCGTCGAGTACGTGAACTCGAAGATCGGCACCTGCACCGAGGCGATGTCCGCGGCGACCGCGCCGTGGGAGGACACCGCCGCGCTCGATTTCGTGAACTTCGTCCAGGCGGACGCGGTTGCGAAGGCGCTCGCCGGTACGCCGCAGGCCGCGCTGCCGGTGCTCGCGATCGCGGCGCCGTTCAACCGAGCGGCGTCGATTCCCGCCGGGGAGGTCTCGATCCGCGACGTCGCCGGCCTCTACGTCTTCGACAACACGCTGCTCGGCGTGACGATGACCGGTGCGCAGCTCCTGGAGTACCTGGAGTTCTCCGCGCGCTACTTCCAGCAGGTCTCCGGCACCGGCCCCTTCCCGTCGAGCCAGGTGACGAACGCCCCGACCCCGACCGCGCCGAACGGCACGCCGGACTACAACTACGACATCCTCGGCGGCCTGACGAAGCCGCTGACGTACCAGATCGACATCGCCAAGCCGGCCGGCTCCCGGATCACCGGCCTCGCGTACGGCGGCACACCGGTCGCCGCCGACCAGCAGTTCGTTGTCGCGGTCAACAACTACCGCCAGTCCGGCGGCGGCAACTTCCCGCACGTGAAGACCGCGCCGGTCGTCTACAACCGCCAGGTCGAGATCCGCCAGCTGATGATCGACTACGTGACCGCCACCGGCACCGTCGACCCCAAGGCCTTCCACACCGGCGACTGGGCTCTCACCTCGAACGGCGCCCCGATCACCGTCACCGCCTGA
- a CDS encoding polysaccharide deacetylase family protein, with the protein MTKPPGRLLPLVAALLCGAVLAQAATPSAHTVTSAAPSAEATPQQGSLTLPVTSKRGEPSSAKQPTRPVVKPPARKPPADDWNLARHGKVLYLTFDDGPQREWTPKILQVLRKHDARATFFVLGIQAAQYPELIAAERSAGHSVGNHTWDHKTLTQLPDARIRQEIGAGVKSKCLRPPTGATNAKIQAIATAYHQRQVLWDVDTKDWEKPGTARIEHAILAGARPGAIILLHDGGGNRAQTVAALDNALTKLTKLGYRYRALPC; encoded by the coding sequence ATGACCAAGCCGCCCGGCAGGCTGCTGCCGTTGGTCGCCGCCCTGCTCTGCGGTGCCGTCCTCGCCCAAGCCGCCACGCCCTCCGCGCACACCGTCACGTCCGCCGCACCGTCGGCCGAGGCGACGCCGCAGCAGGGCTCGTTGACCCTGCCGGTCACCTCCAAGCGAGGTGAGCCGTCGTCCGCCAAGCAACCGACCCGCCCGGTCGTGAAACCGCCGGCCCGCAAGCCGCCGGCCGACGACTGGAACCTGGCCCGGCACGGCAAGGTGCTGTACCTGACCTTCGACGACGGCCCGCAGCGCGAGTGGACGCCGAAGATCCTCCAGGTACTGCGGAAACACGACGCGCGGGCGACGTTCTTCGTACTCGGCATCCAGGCGGCGCAGTACCCGGAGCTGATCGCGGCCGAGCGCTCCGCCGGGCACAGCGTCGGCAACCACACCTGGGACCACAAGACGCTCACCCAGCTGCCGGACGCGCGGATCCGCCAGGAGATCGGCGCCGGGGTGAAGTCGAAGTGCCTGCGACCGCCGACCGGCGCGACGAACGCGAAGATCCAGGCGATCGCGACCGCGTACCACCAGCGTCAGGTGCTCTGGGACGTGGACACCAAGGACTGGGAGAAGCCCGGCACCGCGCGGATCGAGCACGCGATCCTGGCCGGAGCGCGCCCCGGCGCGATCATCCTGCTGCACGACGGCGGCGGCAACCGCGCGCAGACCGTCGCCGCCCTCGACAACGCCCTGACCAAGCTCACCAAGCTCGGCTACAGGTACCGCGCATTGCCCTGCTAA
- a CDS encoding homogentisate 1,2-dioxygenase domain-containing protein: MAFYRQVGEVPSKRHTQFRKPDGGLYYEELMGEEGFSSDSSLLYHAGVPSAIVDSQVWDLPDLATVPNHPLTPRHLKLHDLFTDTSKANPVEDRRLVLGNGDVRISYVVAEQPSPYYRNAIGDECVYIEKGSATVETVFGVLHAVQGDYVIIPRATTHRWLPGLEGVHAYCIEANSHIAPPKRYLSRYGQFLEHAPYCERDLHAAREPLVVEGSDVEVLVKHRGNGAGGIVGSRMTYATHPFDVVGWDGCLYPYTFNVSDFEPITGRIHQPPPVHQVFEGYNFVVCNFVPRKVDYHPLSVPVPYYHSNVDSDEVMFYCGGDYEARKGSGIGLGSISLHPGGYAHGPQPAAIEASLGAERFEELAVMVDTFRPLELGEGGRAVDDGVYAWTWAGRRKD, from the coding sequence ATGGCGTTCTACCGGCAGGTCGGGGAAGTTCCGTCGAAGCGGCACACGCAGTTCCGGAAACCGGACGGCGGGCTCTACTACGAGGAGCTGATGGGAGAGGAGGGGTTCTCGTCGGACTCCTCGTTGCTGTACCACGCCGGCGTACCGTCCGCGATCGTGGACTCCCAGGTGTGGGACCTGCCGGATCTCGCCACCGTCCCGAACCACCCGCTGACGCCGCGGCACCTGAAGCTGCACGACCTGTTCACCGACACGTCCAAGGCGAACCCGGTCGAGGACCGCCGCCTGGTGCTCGGCAACGGCGACGTCCGGATCTCGTACGTCGTCGCGGAGCAGCCGTCGCCGTACTACCGGAACGCGATCGGCGACGAGTGCGTGTACATCGAGAAGGGCTCGGCGACCGTCGAGACCGTCTTCGGGGTGCTGCACGCGGTCCAGGGTGACTACGTGATCATCCCGCGCGCGACCACCCACCGCTGGCTGCCCGGGCTCGAGGGCGTGCACGCGTACTGCATCGAGGCCAACTCGCACATCGCGCCGCCCAAGCGCTACCTGTCCCGGTACGGGCAGTTCCTCGAGCACGCGCCGTACTGCGAACGCGACCTGCACGCCGCGCGCGAGCCGCTGGTCGTCGAGGGCTCCGACGTCGAGGTGCTGGTGAAGCACCGCGGCAATGGCGCGGGCGGGATCGTCGGGTCGCGGATGACGTACGCGACGCACCCGTTCGACGTGGTCGGCTGGGACGGCTGCCTGTACCCGTACACGTTCAACGTCAGCGACTTCGAGCCGATCACCGGGCGGATCCACCAGCCGCCGCCGGTGCACCAGGTGTTCGAGGGGTACAACTTCGTGGTCTGCAACTTCGTGCCGCGGAAGGTCGACTACCACCCGCTCTCGGTGCCGGTGCCGTACTACCACTCGAACGTCGACTCCGACGAGGTGATGTTCTACTGCGGCGGCGACTACGAGGCGCGGAAGGGCTCCGGGATCGGGCTCGGGTCGATCTCGCTGCACCCGGGCGGCTACGCGCACGGGCCGCAGCCGGCGGCGATCGAGGCGTCGCTCGGCGCCGAGCGGTTCGAGGAGCTCGCGGTGATGGTCGACACCTTCCGCCCGCTCGAGCTCGGCGAGGGCGGCCGGGCGGTCGACGACGGTGTGTACGCCTGGACCTGGGCGGGTCGCCGCAAGGACTGA
- the fahA gene encoding fumarylacetoacetase: MSWIEIPDGSPFGPDNLPLGVFRYGDEEPRVGAAIGDQIIDLAPVASAQMLDGAQLFAEPTLNAFLALGRPAWRATRNWLLELVRTEADRDTVEPHLIPQSAVTMQLPFEVADYVDFYASEQHASNLGRLFRPDSEPLLPNWKHLPIGYHGRAGTIVVSGTDIVRPSGQRKAPAATTPTFGPSQRLDIEVELGYVVGTPSTLGQPVSVEDFEEHVYGVVVVNDWSARDLQAWEYVPLGPFLGKSFATSISPWVVSLDALAASAVPLPRQDPPVLPYLAGQHLTNYDITFEVTLNGHLVSSPPYRDIYWSPAQMLAHLTVNGASVRTGDLYASGTVSGAEKDQRGSFIELSWGGREPLVVDGKDHTFLEDGDVVTISAWATAADGSRLGLGAVTGRITPALQ; encoded by the coding sequence ATGAGCTGGATCGAGATCCCGGACGGTTCGCCGTTCGGGCCGGACAACCTGCCGCTCGGCGTCTTCCGGTACGGCGACGAGGAGCCGCGCGTGGGTGCGGCGATCGGTGACCAGATCATCGACCTGGCGCCGGTCGCGTCCGCGCAGATGCTGGACGGCGCGCAACTGTTCGCCGAGCCGACGCTGAACGCGTTCCTCGCGCTCGGCCGCCCGGCGTGGCGCGCGACCCGGAACTGGCTGCTCGAACTGGTCCGCACCGAGGCCGACCGCGACACGGTCGAGCCGCACCTGATACCGCAGTCCGCAGTGACCATGCAACTGCCGTTCGAGGTCGCGGACTACGTCGACTTCTACGCCTCCGAGCAGCACGCGTCGAACCTCGGCCGGCTGTTCCGCCCGGACTCCGAGCCGCTGCTGCCGAACTGGAAGCACCTCCCGATCGGGTATCACGGCCGCGCCGGCACGATCGTCGTCAGCGGCACCGACATCGTCCGCCCGTCCGGCCAGCGCAAGGCTCCGGCCGCGACCACGCCGACGTTCGGGCCGTCCCAGCGACTCGACATCGAGGTCGAGCTCGGGTACGTCGTCGGTACGCCGTCGACGCTCGGACAACCGGTCTCCGTCGAGGACTTCGAGGAGCACGTGTACGGCGTGGTGGTCGTCAACGACTGGTCCGCCCGCGACCTGCAGGCCTGGGAGTACGTGCCACTGGGCCCGTTCCTCGGCAAGTCCTTCGCCACCTCGATCTCGCCCTGGGTGGTGTCGCTCGACGCACTCGCCGCCTCCGCCGTCCCGCTTCCCCGGCAGGACCCGCCTGTCCTCCCGTACCTGGCGGGTCAGCACCTGACGAACTACGACATCACCTTCGAGGTCACGCTGAACGGGCACCTCGTGAGCTCCCCGCCGTACCGCGACATCTACTGGTCCCCCGCCCAGATGCTCGCGCACCTGACCGTCAACGGCGCGAGTGTCCGCACCGGCGACCTGTACGCGTCCGGCACGGTCAGCGGCGCGGAGAAGGACCAGCGCGGCTCGTTCATCGAGCTCAGCTGGGGCGGCCGCGAGCCGTTGGTGGTGGACGGGAAGGACCACACGTTCCTCGAGGACGGCGACGTGGTCACGATCTCCGCGTGGGCGACCGCGGCCGACGGTTCGCGGCTCGGCCTCGGCGCGGTGACCGGCCGGATCACGCCGGCTCTGCAGTGA